A single Capricornis sumatraensis isolate serow.1 chromosome 20, serow.2, whole genome shotgun sequence DNA region contains:
- the TIMM50 gene encoding mitochondrial import inner membrane translocase subunit TIM50 produces the protein MAASAALFLRLRSGLRQGARGLCARLATPPPRAPDQVAEIGSRAGTKAQTQGPQQQRSSEGPSYAKKVALWLAGLLGAGGTVSVIYIFGNNAVDENGAKIPDEFDNDPILVQQLRRTYKYFKDYRQMIIEPTSPCLLPDPLREPYYQPPYTLVLELTGVLLHPEWSLATGWRFKKRPGIETLFQQLAPLYEIVIFTSETGMTAFPLIDSVDPHGFISYRLFRDATRYMDGHHVKDISCLNRDPARVVVVDCKKEAFRLQPYNGVALRPWDGNSDDRVLLDLSAFLKTIALNGVEDVRTVLEHYALEEDPLEAFKQRQSRLEQEEQQRLAELSKSSKQNLFFSSLTSRLWPRSKQP, from the exons ATGGCGGCCTCGGCGGCGCTGTTCCTGCGATTGCGGAGCGGGCTCCGGCAAGGCGCGCGGGGGCTGTGTGCGAGGCTTGCGACGCCGCCCCCTCGGGCCCCGGACCAG GTAGCAGAGATTGGGAGCCGAGCAGGCACTAAGGCCCAGACGCAGGGACCACAGCAGCAGAGAAGCTCTGAGGGTCCCAGCTATGCCAAAAAAGTGGCACTCTGGCTCGCTGGGCTGCTTGGGGCTGGTGGGACCGTGAGCGTCATCTATATCTTCG GAAACAATGCTGTGGATGAAAATGGTGCCAAG ATTCCTGATGAATTCGACAACG ATCCAATTCTGGTACAGCAGTTGCGCCGGACATACAAATATTTCAAAGATTACAGACAG ATGATCATCGAGCCCACCAGCCCCTGCCTTCTCCCAGACCCTCTGCGGGAGCCATACTACCAACCCCCATACACGCTGGTCTTGGAGCTCACTGGCGTCCTCTTGCACCCTGAGTGGTCG CTAGCCACTGGCTGGAGGTTTAAGAAGCGTCCAGGCATCGAGACCTTATTCCAGCAGCTCGCCCCTTTGTATGAAATCGTCATCTTTACGTCGGAGACTGGCATG ACTGCCTTTCCACTCATCGACAGCGTGGACCCCCACGGCTTCATCTCCTACCGCCTGTTCCGGGACGCCACGAGATACATGGATGGGCACCATGTTAAG GACATTTCGTGTCTGAATCGGGACCCGGCCCGAGTAGTAGTTGTGGACTGCAAGAAGGAAGCCTTTCGCCTACAGCCCTACAACGGCGTTGCCCTGCGGCCCTGGGATGGCAACTCCGATGACCGGGTCTTATTGGACCTGTCGGCCTTCCTCAAGA CCATTGCTTTGAATGGTGTGGAGGATGTCCGAACCGTGCTGGAGCACTACGCCCTagaggaagacccactggaggctTTCAAACAGCGGCAAAGCCGGCTAGAGCAG GAAGAACAGCAGCGCCTGGCTGAGCTCTCCAAATCCAGCAAGCAGAACCTCTTCTTCAGCTCTCTCACCAGCCGCTTGTGGCCTCGCTCCAAACAGCCCTGA